The genomic interval TAAACTCGCCAAGACACTCCTCGAAGAGGCAAGCATAAATGTATTTCATTTCAATATGGATACTAAAAAACTCACTAAGATAGTATAGGAAAGCAAAAGTAACTTAACTTCACACCAATCAAACATAAAACGTTCTGCATCAAGAAATATGTTTTTTATTAGTTTATGGCATATTTTTCCAGTTCACCCTATAAGGATCAGGAGTGCTGAACGTATTTCGGGCAGGACTTCTGGAATCCGGCAGAGGCTGGGTAAATTAATCTGTTCGCCCAGAACTCTTGTCCGGTGTACTGTTACGATTCCTGGCTTAGCTGTGGATTTTGGCTTTTTGCCATTTTCCTTTACGGTAGATGATGTATGCCCAGGTAGCAGAGAGGATATTACTTACCAGCATGGCATACCAGAGGGCAAAATAGGGTCTCTCGCGCAGCGGATAGGCTAAGACAGTAAAAATTCCAGTCAAAGGAGGTTTTGCGAAAATCCAGTAATTCATAATCGCTCCGGAGAGAATGAAAACCAGTGGGATTCGGAATGCCCATAATCTGGCAATATTGATTACCATAGTAGATTTTGTATGTCCTGAACCATTAAAAACCCCCAGGAACACAAATACAATGGCAAATACAAGCGATGTGAAGCAGGTTATCTTCATTACCTGGGCACCCAGAGCAATCACAGCAGGGTCATCGATAAATACTTTGATGATCGAACCCCCGAAAAAGAAGATCGTTGCTCCGCCGACTGCCATGATCGAAACTACCAGTTTGAGAGCAATACCCACGCTTTCTTTGGCTCTTTGCACTTCTCTGGCACCCAGATTTTGACCAATCACAGCAGAAAGCGCAGTGGAAATCCCCAGTGCAGGCATCATAAATAGACTTTGAATCCGCATACTGAGCATATTTGTAGAAATCACTAAAGTGCCAAAACTATTGACAAAACTCTGGAGAAAGACGAACCCGAAACTTGTCATAGAATGTCCAAAAGAAGCAGGGATACTGATAGAGATGATCTTTTTAAGCATCTTGATATCGGGAATAATGTCTTTGAGATTGGGTAATAATTCTTTATGAATAGTGGCAAGAGAAATAACTGCCATCAGAGCAGCCAGTATCCGGGCAAATAATGTAGCATAAGCAGCCCCGAGAACGCCCATTTCCGGGAATATCCAGATGCCAAAGATCATTAGCGGGTCTATCACCAGATTTATACCAACTGAGATCATCTGTATCTTCATGGGATTCACTGTGTCGCCCACTCCATGATAAAAACTCTGGATACTGATGAAAATGAACATGAAAACCTGGGCTGGTATGATAATGGACATATAATCACGGGTGACATCCATAATTTCTGCGGGAGTGTGCAGCCAGCTTAAGATATTATCTAAAAGTGAAAGACTCACAACAAGGAAAAAAGCGGAAAATGCCAGCATTATCAATACGTATTGACCTGTTACTTTTTTGAGATTTTCTGTAAGTCCTGCTCCTTTATATTGGGCAATCAGGGAATTACCGGAAATCACGAAGCCAAAGCCAAATGACTGCAGGAAAAATATTAGCGGAAAACTAATACCCACGGCAGCAACAGCATCGCGTGCACCTTCTGTCAGCTTGCCCAGCCAGAAAGCATCCGTTACGGTATATAGCGTCTGCACCAGATTTGAAGCCATGATCGGCAAAGCCAATATGATCAAATTATGGAGCAGATTGCCGGTAGTAAGGTCAGTCTGCCTTGATTTCATATTTTAGAGAATATATTTAGAAAGGTCTTCACTATCGATAATATCCTGCAGTTTTGCTTTCACAAAGTCTGGTTTTATTTTGATAGATTTTATCTTTTTATTAGGAATATCAAAGAGATAATCGTCCAGAAGAGTATTGAGAATAGTATGCAATCTGCGAGCACCAATATCTTCCATTTTTTCATTTGCCTGAGCCGTATAATCCGCGATCAATTCAAGCGCGTCTTCAGTGAAACTAAGCTCCACTCCTTCGGTTTTAAGCATTGCCTTATACTGCTTGGTTAGTGAGTTCTGCGGTAATGTGAGGATTTTGATAAAATCGTCCTTGGTCAGGCTGTTCAGTTCTTCTCTGATCGGGAATCTGCCTTGAAGTTCGGGGATCAGATCAGATGGTTTAACACTTGAAAAAGCTCCTGCTGCGATGAACAGGATATGGGATGTATCGATTATACCGTGCTTAGTGGGCACGTTTGAGCCTTCCACGATTGGCAGCAGATCGCGCTGTACTCCGCTGCGTGATACATCAGAACCCATCTTATGATCCGTAGTAGCTATTTTATCTATTTCATCTATAAAGATAATACCATTATTCTGAACTCGATCTTTGGCAATATTGATCACAGTCTCACGATTTACTAATTTGTCTGATTCTTCCTGGAAGTAATAAGTAATGGCTTCCGGAACTTTCATTTTCTTAGATTTCTTTTCACCTTTGAGTGGTAATATCCCACCTAAGATATCGCCAATCTGAAAATCTATCGTGCCCATACCAGTTTCAGAGAAAGATTCCATTTGTTTCAAGGGTGATTTTGTGGAATCAATCTCCAGTTCCCTGTCATCCAGTTTCCCTTCGTTTAGCAGGCTTTCCATCTTATCACGCTGGCGTTTATAGCGATCCTGCCGTTCTTCCTTTTCCTGCTCAGTATCATCCGGTTTGCCAGGGATTTTGGGTGTTAATTTGTCCAGCACCCGTTTTTTGGCATGCTGCAATGCAATATTTGAAACCTCAGCAGTTAATTCCTGACGCACTTCATTAATAGCAATGCTTAGCAGCTCTCGCACCATTGATTCCACATCGCGCCCCACATAGCCAACTTCAGTGAATTTACTGGCTTCCACCTTGATAAAAGGTGCCTGGGTAAGCTTTGATATACGCCGGGCGATCTCGGTCTTCCCCACTCCCGTGGGACCTATCAGAATTATATTATTAGGCATGATCTCATCACGCAATATGCCTTTCACCTGCTGACGTCTCCATCTATTGCGAAAAGCTACTGCTACTGCCCTTTTGGCTTTCTCCTGCCCGATAATAAATTTATCGAGCTCTTTCACTATCTTTATTGGTGTCAGTTCATCTCTCATATTTATTTACCTCAATAGAGCAGGAAATATATGTCATTTCTGCTGTCAATGAAATTAATGATAACGATTTGACGGGATATATTAACTAATAAATTCGTGAACTATCTATTTATTACCTCTGGCTTTTCAGCGCTGATGAGATGCTCTGTTGGGAGAGTTTTTTGGTATCAAATAAAAGCTTGCTTCAGGCATTATCACGAAATTAAATTGCTGTGCTTATGAACCAGGCTATGGTAGGGGCAGACCCGCGTGTCTGCCCAGAATTTGCTATTTTAATATAATCTGAAGAGGGCAGACACATTGGTCTGCCCCTACCAGTCAGTCTATCAAACATTGAGATGCGGGGAAAATAAAACGGAGTAGATGCCAGATTTTATAAAAGTAAATATCTTGTTTGAACTGATGTTATATTGTAGGCATATAACCTGCAAAAATGGTTATTCAAGCCATAGGGAACCCACAGTGAGGGTACTGAGGTTCCGCCAAAGAGTCAATTATTGGACGTAAATCATTTATTTGCAGATAGATAATATCCAAATCTATTTCAGTAAAATTACCTTCCTGGTTTCCATTATATTCTCTGATTGGTACTTTAGCAGATATATTCCACTGCTCTGTTCTGAAGCATTCCAGGTTACTAAATGCTTACCTGCTGTGAATTCATCAGAAATCAGGGTACAAACTCTCTGACCCTTGATATTATACACTTCCAGTAATATAAACCCAGATTTTTCCAACTCAAAGCTGATATTTATTTCCAGATTAAATGGATTGGGATAAACTGTCAGGTTATTGACCATCTCAATATTATCATCTACATTTATCTCATAATACTGCTCATTTGCTCAGATTAAGTTAAAGTTTACTTAAGAACAATGCTCAATGTTTTACCCACCTTTTCTGATAAATTTATTCTTGGATCTCCAAATTTACCATCCAGATAATCCTGACCTAATAGTTTTATCCATTCTCGCTCAATATCAAAAGTGCCTATCTCCAAATAATATTCCCCAGCAATCTCAAACACTTTTAAATCTGATAAAACTATGTTAAAATGCTCTTTTTCACCTTTCAATTCTATTGTTACAATCACCCGCTTATTTTCAAAATCAAGCTGATAATCAATCAATCTACCGTAACTTGATAGATACTTATTAGCGTATTCTGTAATCTTTCCCTTAATTAATCCTGCACAAAACTTCATAGCAATTGCAATTGCTGTACCCTTCATTCCTTTGGATAAATCCATATTTCCTCCTTTTGATTATATATAGCTATTTTGCTATTTACTGATTTAAGTTTTCTTTTACAATTGTTATTTTACCAACCAACAAATTATACTGAGTCTTTGCATCTTCAATTTGAAATATTATCTTCATTCCTGCGGTTATGGCTACGACAATTACGAAAGTACCTCCAGATAGCACAAGAGTTCCTGCAGCCATTCCACCACCTCCAGCACTAATAGCACCTCCTCCAAACCAGGCTGTAATAGCATTTGTTGCAGCAACACCTGAAAGATGAGATATTGCAGTACCTGTACTAGCTGTGCACAAATTTGCCACAAGGCTAATTGAAACAGTAGATATCAATCCTGCTCCAGTAAGACCAATAGAACTTATAATTGCCAATCTATTAGCATCTTTCAAATCATATAAACCTAAAAGGTATCCCCCATAGGCAAATATTGCTGCCGATATAATGCTTCCACCAATTTTACTTACGGTAGTACATATTGACAAGCTGCCAGCTTTTTGCCAAGGAAACTTAGTAGCAAAATTTTGTCCCCATTTACTTCTTGTAAAAACCCAATGTAAATGTACACTTGCTATATTTCCACCTACGAAAGAGCAAAAAGACAATGCACCGATTTTAATGCTATGGTTCGTGTCGATATCACCAGATATGATGAATTGCATTATTGAATCCAAAACAGCCCCTCCTATACCTGCCAATATTCCACCCATAAACAAATTAGAGTTTAGCCCATATTCCATTGACCATTTTTTTTGTTTATCGAAATTATTGAAATATTCTGGTTCATTACAGCATTTGTCCGCCCAAACCTTAGCTTCTATATCATTCAATCCTTCTCTTCTAAATATATATATAAAATGTTTTCGTAAAGCAATTTGATAATCTTCTGGCAAATTATCAAATTTATCTTGAATTACTTGTGGTTTACCAAATATAGACCCATCCTTGTCAAGTCTGCATATCTCAAATTTATGGATGTCTCCTCGG from Candidatus Stygibacter australis carries:
- the hslU gene encoding ATP-dependent protease ATPase subunit HslU; translated protein: MRDELTPIKIVKELDKFIIGQEKAKRAVAVAFRNRWRRQQVKGILRDEIMPNNIILIGPTGVGKTEIARRISKLTQAPFIKVEASKFTEVGYVGRDVESMVRELLSIAINEVRQELTAEVSNIALQHAKKRVLDKLTPKIPGKPDDTEQEKEERQDRYKRQRDKMESLLNEGKLDDRELEIDSTKSPLKQMESFSETGMGTIDFQIGDILGGILPLKGEKKSKKMKVPEAITYYFQEESDKLVNRETVINIAKDRVQNNGIIFIDEIDKIATTDHKMGSDVSRSGVQRDLLPIVEGSNVPTKHGIIDTSHILFIAAGAFSSVKPSDLIPELQGRFPIREELNSLTKDDFIKILTLPQNSLTKQYKAMLKTEGVELSFTEDALELIADYTAQANEKMEDIGARRLHTILNTLLDDYLFDIPNKKIKSIKIKPDFVKAKLQDIIDSEDLSKYIL
- a CDS encoding T9SS type A sorting domain-containing protein, coding for MVNNLTVYPNPFNLEINISFELEKSGFILLEVYNIKGQRVCTLISDEFTAGKHLVTWNASEQSSGIYLLKYQSENIMETRKVILLK
- a CDS encoding MATE family efflux transporter, which gives rise to MKSRQTDLTTGNLLHNLIILALPIMASNLVQTLYTVTDAFWLGKLTEGARDAVAAVGISFPLIFFLQSFGFGFVISGNSLIAQYKGAGLTENLKKVTGQYVLIMLAFSAFFLVVSLSLLDNILSWLHTPAEIMDVTRDYMSIIIPAQVFMFIFISIQSFYHGVGDTVNPMKIQMISVGINLVIDPLMIFGIWIFPEMGVLGAAYATLFARILAALMAVISLATIHKELLPNLKDIIPDIKMLKKIISISIPASFGHSMTSFGFVFLQSFVNSFGTLVISTNMLSMRIQSLFMMPALGISTALSAVIGQNLGAREVQRAKESVGIALKLVVSIMAVGGATIFFFGGSIIKVFIDDPAVIALGAQVMKITCFTSLVFAIVFVFLGVFNGSGHTKSTMVINIARLWAFRIPLVFILSGAIMNYWIFAKPPLTGIFTVLAYPLRERPYFALWYAMLVSNILSATWAYIIYRKGKWQKAKIHS